A window from Gopherus flavomarginatus isolate rGopFla2 chromosome 4, rGopFla2.mat.asm, whole genome shotgun sequence encodes these proteins:
- the NPHP1 gene encoding nephrocystin-1 produces MTTILSAQAFVSLATMAARRGRSPLQGAQRRGRELRQQVDALLADSKERGPLHPAKKKYLFQRCMELKKSVDENTSVLQNLKKTDEPAPVGNYNQRKEEEEKQLFKLSQQLQKLAAVLSQDVTKGYTVDGKCQNSPQTEQENEEEEDEDEESSGEEDAEEEEDEEEDDDELEDQPTIKECITVGDFVGQQEGDLTFKKGEVLLILDKKPDGWWIATNSKGERGLVPKTYLMACNKGVGQEPSEEESEEDIEVVDETADKTEIKRRTDSHWSAVRKAITENNTVDVLATMGAVPAGFRPSTLSQLLEEGNQFQASYFIQPELTPSQLAFKDLIWNPEKDTIQPRPTRVSLILTLWSCKMIPLPGVSIQVLSRHVRLCLFDGNRVLSNIHTVRATWQPKNPKTWTFSPRVTGILPSLLDGDCFIRSSSSSPDIGILFELGLTYIRNSTGERGELSCGWAFLKLFDSSGIPVSSKTYELLLNGGTPYERGVEVDPSISRRASSSVFHQMITLKKQPQLLVKLRSLSTRSKGILNLLPETLIGSMCYIHLLIFYRQILSDVLLKDRISMQSADLISNPILATFPKLMEQPDLMDALRSAWAEKESTLKRSEKRDREFLKSVFFLVYHDCVFPLLQSTFLPEHKWADEESEASRWKVIADFLKRNQEKDSALYSLLSSESVHKAFDISEIAYDFLGQARKSSASV; encoded by the exons ATGACGACAATTCTTAGCGCCCAAGCGTTCGTCTCCTTAGCGACGATGGCCGCGCGGCGGGGTCGGAGCCCGCTGCAGGGGGCTCAGCGGCGGGGCCGCGAGCTGCGGCAGCAG GTGGATGCATTGCTTGCTGACAGCAAGGAGAGGGGGCCCCTGCACCCTGCGAAAAAGAAGTACCTTTTTCAGAG ATGTATGGAGTTGAAGAAATCAGTGGATGAAAACACATCTGTTCTTCAAAACTTGAAAAAA ACTGATGAGCCTGCACCTGTGGGGAATTATAATCAgagaaaagaggaggaagaaaaacaatTGTTCAAACTCTCTCAGCAGCTCCAGAAACTTGCTGCAGTCCTGAGTCAGGACGTGACCAAGGGTTACACTGT AGATGGGAAATGTCAAAATAGTCCTCAAACAGAACAGGaaaatgaggaagaggaggatgaggatgaagaAAGTAGTGGGGAGGAAGatgctgaagaggaggaggatgaagaagagGATGACGATGAATTGGAAGATCAACCAACAATTAAAGAATGTATCACGGTTGGTGATTTTGTTGGTCAGCAGGAAGGGGATCTCACGTTTAAG AAAGGTGAAGTGTTGCTCATACTTGACAAAAAGCCTGATGGTTGGTGGATTGCTACAAATTCCAAAGGGGAGAGAGGCCTTGTTCCTAAAACCTATCTCATG GCCTGCAATAAAGGAGTTGGCCAAGAGCCAAGTGAAGAGGAAAGTGAGGAAGACATAGAGGTGGTTGATGAAACAGCAgataaaactgaaattaaaagaaG AACAGATTCTCACTGGAGTGCTGTTAGAAAAGCTATCACAGAG AATAATACCGTTGATGTGTTGGCAACCATGGGAGCTGTTCCTGCAGGATTCCGACCATCAACTCTCTCCCAGCTCTTAGAAGAAG GAAATCAGTTTCAAGCCAGTTACTTCATACAGCCTGAATTGACTCCTTCACAGCTGGCTTTCAAAGACCTAATATGGAACCCTGAAAAAGACACT ATTCAGCCAAGACCAACTCGAGTATCACTGATTTTAACTTTATGGAGTTGTAAAATGATTCCTCTTCCAGGAGTGAGCATACAGGTTCTCAGCAGACATGTTCGACTCTGTCTTTTTGATGGTAACAGG GTACTGAGTAACATTCATACAGTTAGAGCTACATGGCAACCTAAAAATCCCAAGACGTGGACCTTCTCTCCACGG gTAACAGGCATCTTACCCAGCCTGCTTGATGGTGACTGTTTCATCAGGTCCAGTTCTTCATCTCCAGACATTGGTATATTATTTGAACTTGGCCTCACTTATATTCGCAAT TCAACTGGTGAAAGAGGAGAGTTAAGCTGTGGTTGGGCATTTCTAAAACTCTTCGACTCCAGTGGAattccagtttcttccaa GACATATGAGCTGCTTTTGAATGGTGGCACACCCTATGAGAGAGGTGTTGAGGTGGACCCATCAATATCAAGAAGAG CAAGCAGTAGTGTTTTCCATCAGATGATAACACTGAAGAAACAGCCTCAACTTCTAGTGAAACTGAGATCATTAAGCACACGATCAAAAGGCATCCTGAA TCTGCTACCAGAAACATTAATTGGCAGTATGTGCTACATTCATCTCTTGATATTTTATCGACAAATTCTCAGTGATGTGCTGCTAAAGGACAGAATAAGCATGCAAAGTGCTG ATTTAATCAGTAATCCTATTTTAGCAACTTTCCCCAAACTCATGGAGCAGCCTGACCTTATGGATGCACTTAGG AGCGCTTGGGCAGAAAAGGAAAGCACATTAAAGCGATCAGAAAAG aGAGACCGAGAATTTCTGAAGTCTGTGTTTTTCCTGGTGTACCATGACTGTGTCTTCCCTCTTCTCCAGTCAACTTTCCTCCCGGAGCACAAGTGGGCAGACGAAGAGTCTGAAGCCTCACGCTGGAAAGTGATTGCTGACTTCCTGAAGCGGAACCAAGAAAAAGACAGTGCACTCTACTCTCTGCTCTCCTCGGAAAGTGTtcacaaagcttttgatatttcAGAGATCGCATATGACTTCCTAGGACAAGCGAGGAAGAGCAGTGCCTCAGTTTGA